The DNA region TCTCCATTGGcgacaacaaaaaattaattcccaAGCGGATGAGCTTTTGCAGGCCGACAATGGTGAAGACGTCATTGAGGCTGGTGAGGATGTACTGCGACGCCAGCCACCAGATCGCCGGGGGGTCCAGGAGGCGTTCTCCGCCGAGCCTAGTTCTGTCTTTCGGCAACCAGATTTCGGCTACCGATTTCCCCCAATGCCGCTGTCTCACCCCAATAAAGCTTCCCCGACTTCTGGGCTTGCTTCATCGGGACTGGTTTCATGCAGTTTCTGCTTATTCTGAAACACAGGAAAAatatgggaagaagaagaagaagacagagcAGCTAAAGCCTCTTCCGGGTGCCTCTATTGTTGATGTTGGAGTTCAATTTGAGTTCGGAGATAGAATCTCTAAAACTTGCGGTGCGAAGGTAGATAAGTCCAAAGCTTACGATTATTTGACCCTCAATCCATTTCCTAACCAACAACTATAGTGTCAATTAGAATTAGAAATCACATAGGGTTGGCTTGTTGGTTTCTCAACAACAAAAATGGTTGGGTGTCTCATGGTTTCTCGTGGGTTATCCCCTTGGCCCCTTCCCCCTCAAGAACAGAGCACCGGTAGGCTCTCTAAGGTATAAAGATctggttttaaattttttactgGTGTTGGGTAGTTTCTGATTGCCCTCTTCTTTGTAATCGGacataattgttcaattgaaggGTGAACGTCAGATTGGGAGTGCTCTTAATCACTTCTGTAATCCATTGAAGCTGACGGTCCTCGTTCTACAACAGGGAGTTTTGGACTTGCAGGGATTTTACTGCGGTGCggaggtggactaaaattgatccTTGTTCTAAGTCCTCTTACTGGgatttttttaaacaactaaAATTGATCCTTGTTCTAAGTCCTCTTACTGggattttttaaaacaattattttactCAGATTGGAAGTTTTAAACTTGGTGCGTAGGTAGATAAGTCCAAAGCCAGCGGTGCGGATACGCTCTTGGGATTTTACTGGATTTGGTGAAGTTGAAGACGAGGAAGAAGACGAAATGAACAATACAAAGGAGCAGAGAAGTTGAGAGCTCAAGATAAGAGACAAGCGTAGGAAGACCAAAATGACCCTGGAATACACGGCAACTTGACGAAAATATTgacagtggactaaaattggaacaCGTTAAATAATAGtggtcgcaatgtggcaaaaataagTAAGGCGGACTAAAATTAGAAACGTTCctataacaataggaccaaaaatggatttCACTCAAGTTATGCTCTAGGTCAAATCTGTCTTGTAACCTTAAAGAATCATAAGTAAATTAACTGACTAGTTTAAATTAAGAAAGTCATTAGGAAGCTCTCACATGGAGTCAGCCTTAAAAACTTATAATTACCAAGCTAATTATCTTGTTAATTCGACTATGCTAAGCTAGTGCTTTTTTTAGTGTCCCattgttaaattaaaaaaaaaaaatattaagtcatttcgtatttttaattttgaggaaagaaaaaaaatcaaagtttacatcattaattaaattacgTAACCGACACACCATTTCTAAAAACAATTCATatactgtaaaaaaaaaaaaaaagacattttgaaaataagtaataattacGTACTTCAATGTCGGTCCACGTCCAAATGTTTGATAAATGTTCATGCCAAGTGTATTACTAACTGTTTTATATGATGAGTTGTCTTATTTtgtataacaaatattttataagtataaattgttattatattgtagAAATCAATCTGAATACAATATAATCTATTACACAATTGACTCCTTCCAACCACCTAAACATCAACAAACCCAAATTAATAAGATTATTACAAATGTTGGTAGATTGTGGCCATGTTGTTAAGTGAGTgcactatatatttattttcttatcaatgaagtaaaattatttaataaaaatccATATACATATTTGATAAGGATGCAAATCACTTTGAACATTGGTTAAGAATTTTACGGTGATTCAAATTTGGTTTGCTAGTTTTTATATGGCTCGAGTTCGATTTAATTGACTTGAATTAAGTTTGAATTTGacttgtaacttcaaaatgctactattaatattattttaaaagaaaataaaaataagtaaaaataattaaagataatGACACAAAATTGATTCcaaattattatcataatactgtaaaacaaaatttatagaAAGTATATACATTTGGATGAGAATCCAACTCACAATGACGTCACTTAGATCAACAAAAAGAGAAACAGTTAACTTGAAATATCACAAGCAATAATTATTCAAATCAATGAACATTTTT from Ipomoea triloba cultivar NCNSP0323 chromosome 6, ASM357664v1 includes:
- the LOC116023788 gene encoding uncharacterized protein LOC116023788 translates to MYCDASHQIAGGSRRRSPPSLVLSFGNQISATDFPQCRCLTPIKLPRLLGLLHRDWFHAVSAYSETQEKYGKKKKKTEQLKPLPGASIVDVGVQFEFGDRISKTCGAKGERQIGSALNHFCNPLKLTVLVLQQGVLDLQGFYCGAEVDKSKASGADTLLGFYWIW